Sequence from the Fibrobacter sp. genome:
CATCCGGGTGGAACCGGTAAGCGCGGGGCTCTTCCGAATATTCGTGTTGGTGCGAAGACAGGTTCCGGCGAATGGAAGAAGGGAGAGAAAACCCATGCATGGTATGCAGCTGTGGCTCCTCTGTATGACCCGCAGATTGCGGTGGCTGTGATTATGGAAGCCGCCGGTGGTGGCGGTGCTGTATCAGGACCTATCGCCAAGAAGGTGATGACTGCCTTCTTCGAGAACAAGGCCGCAGACGAGGAACGCATGAACGCCTCCAAGGAGGAAGAACGATGAATTCCGGGAAACTCCTGAATAATCCGTTGAAGTTTGACTGGTTCTTTATTGTGCTGGTACTCGCCTTGATGTCTTGTGGTATTGCCTTGGTATATTCTGCCACGGTGGCCGAGGATGTTGCCTTGACGGATAAGTTCTGGTTCAAGCAGATTTCCTATTTCCTGTTTGGATCGTTGCTTGCTGCAGCGCTTGTGTTTGTTCGAATTGATTGGTTGAAACGTATTGCGGTGCCGTTTTACGGATTGGCCTTGGTTCTTCTTTTCATTGTGCTGTTCCTGGCAGGAGATGTTGTAAAGGGCGCAGGAAGATGGATTGACCTTGGTGTTTTCAAGTTACAGCCGTCGGAGTTTGCGAAGATTGCGTACCTGCTTATTATTTCCTACTGGCTTTCGAAACATCCCGTGAGTCTTCATAAGGTCAAGACGTTCGTTGTACCGTTCTTGCTGTTCATTGTTCCCTTTGGCCTTGTTTTGAAACAGCCCGACTTGAGTACGGCTCTTGTGTTCATCGCTGTGACCATGGTAGGATTCTTTTTTGCTGGACTAACCTTGATGGACATGTTCCTGATTGTGAGTCCGGTTCTTTCGGTATTGCTGTCCCACTCCCAGGAAGTTGTATTCGAGGCGTTGTGGGGGCTCTTGATTTGTGCAGTTGTTTTTGTACTGATTCGTAGAAAATTACCGAAGATTCTTTCTGGAATTTTCCTCTTTGCCAACATCCTGGCTGGGTATGCTAGTTCCATGGTCTGGAATATGCTGGAACCTCACCAGCAGAAACGTGTGAATACGTTCCTCGATCCCATGAGCGATCCTCTTGGGGATGGATATCAGGTGCTGCAGTCCATGACGGCCATCGGCAGTGGCGGTCTTACAGGGAAGGGCTTTGGTAACGGTACTCAGACGAACCTGGCTTTCTTGCCTGAAGAACATACGGACTTTATTTTTAGTGTGCTGGGAGAACAGTTTGGCTTTGCCGGTTGTGCGGTGGTACTTGTTCTTTATGCCTTGTTCCTTTGGCGCGCGA
This genomic interval carries:
- the rodA gene encoding rod shape-determining protein RodA, yielding MNSGKLLNNPLKFDWFFIVLVLALMSCGIALVYSATVAEDVALTDKFWFKQISYFLFGSLLAAALVFVRIDWLKRIAVPFYGLALVLLFIVLFLAGDVVKGAGRWIDLGVFKLQPSEFAKIAYLLIISYWLSKHPVSLHKVKTFVVPFLLFIVPFGLVLKQPDLSTALVFIAVTMVGFFFAGLTLMDMFLIVSPVLSVLLSHSQEVVFEALWGLLICAVVFVLIRRKLPKILSGIFLFANILAGYASSMVWNMLEPHQQKRVNTFLDPMSDPLGDGYQVLQSMTAIGSGGLTGKGFGNGTQTNLAFLPEEHTDFIFSVLGEQFGFAGCAVVLVLYALFLWRATSICKQTSDPFVTIMVMGASTIFLFHILVNVAMTIGLMPVTGLPLPFLSYGGSFALTCMVLVGLLLSLRFQASRR